The following is a genomic window from Amycolatopsis sp. BJA-103.
CGGCCGTCCGGGGAGATGACGGGGGCGGAGTCCTTGGTCCCGTGGGTCCAGGGCCCTTCCCCGCCACCGCGCGGATCGACCCTGCGCAGGCCACCGCGGTAGCTGTTCGTCTTCAGATCAGGCCTGCTCACCGCGGTGAGCAGCAGGTCGCCGCGCAGCGCGGGGATGCCGGGGACCGTCAGGGCTTCGATGTCAACGGGACGCACAGCCCCGACGGTACCCGATCCTTAGCAGCTCTAACTACTGATTGAAGACTCCCGCTCAGCGGCTTCCAGCTTCTTCGCTTTCGACAGGCTGGCCACCGTCGTCACGGTCAGGACCACGACGATGACACCCAGGGAGACCCAGTTGTTGATGTCCAGCCAGTCCGGCACGACGTGGTACTCGTGCAGCGCGTGCAGGAACAGCTTGGCGCCGATGAAGGCGAGGATCACCGCGAGGCCGTAAGACAGGTACACCAGCTTGGTGACCAGGCCACCGAGCAGGAAGTACAGCTGGCGCAGGCCCATCAGCGCGAACGCGTTGGCGGTGAAGACCAGGAAGGCCTCCTGCGTGATACCGAAGATCGCCGGGATCGAGTCGACGGCGAACAGCAGGTCCGCGCTGCCGATCGCGACGATCACCAGGAACATCGGGGTGATCCAGCGCTTGCCGTCCTTCTTCACGAACGACTTGTGGCCGTGCCACTCGTTGGTGACCGGGAAGAGCTTGCGCACCCAGCGGGTGAGCGCGTTCTCTTCGTATTCCTCGTCCTCGTCCTTGTTGCGGACCATGCTGACCGCGGTCCAGATGAGGACGGCGCCGAAGAGGAAGAAGACCCAGACGAACTGCGCGATCAGCGCGGCGCCCACGGCGATGAACACGCTGCGCATGGCGAGCGCGAGCAGGATGCCGATCAGCAGCACGCGGTGCTGGTGGATCGCGGGCACCTTGAACGACGTCATGATGATCATGAAGATGAACAGGTTGTCGACGCTCAGCGAGTACTCGGTGATGTACCCGGTGAAGAACTCGACGCCGGGGTCGTGTCCCCCGAAGATCCAGACACCGATGCCGAAAGCGACGGCCACGGCGACGTAGAAGATGACCCACCGCGCGGCTTCGCCGGTGGTGACCTCGTGCGGCTTGCGATCGACGATGACCAGGTCGAGTGCGATCAGCGCGAGCAGACCACCGACCGTGGCGATCCATAGCCACAGGGGAACAGACATGTAACCAACCCTCCGGATAGTGCACAGCAGCAACTAACCGGAGGTCTCTTCCGCCGGTACGAGACCGGCCGACGGTGCCGGGGGCCTGCGAAGACCACCGTGCTGACGACACCGCCGCGAAGGAATACTCCCCTCACAGCTGGTCCAGTTTGACCTGTCTGTACGCATGACGCCAGTTAAGGTTGCCCTTGTCACCAAGATGATGGCGTAACTCCCGTCACACTCACCTCTCCTCGCTCTTCTAGTACCCGTTCTGATGGCGGGACAACCCACCCTTGTGTGGTCCGCGTTAGCTCGACGAGGCGTTCTCAGCTTCGGGCGAATACGGTCATTCCGTGCCCCGAATCCCGCTCCCTCGTACGCGAGGCGCGAAGCTCATCGCGCTCGCCGCGGTCGTGGTGGTCCTGGCCGCCGCGGCCGTCGTGTGGACGAACAGCGATCCCGCTCCGTCCACGGTCAAAACCCAGGAAGCGACTCTCGACCTGCCGGAAGTCCCCGGCTCGTCCGAGGTCGTCAAGATCGACACGACCACGTACCTTCCCGAGCAGACCCCGGCGCCCGCCGTCTTGCTCGCCCACGGCTTCGGTGGCGACAAGAACAGCGTCGCCACCGAAGCACGCGAGCTCGCCGAGAAGGGTTTCGTCGTCCTCGCCTGGTCCGCGCGTGGTTTCGGCCGCAGCACCGGGAAGATCGCGCTCAACGACCCCGACCGCGAGGTCGCCGACGCCCGGAAGCTGATCGACACCCTGGCCGCACGGCCCGAGGTCCTCAGCGAAAACGGCGATCCGAAGGTGGCCGTGTCCGGCGCTTCGTACGGCGGCGCGCTTTCGCTGCTGCTCGCCGGGACCGACAAGCGGGTCGACGCGATCGCACCGGTGATCACCTACAACGACCTGGCGCAGGGACTCTTCCCGAACGCCGCCGCCCCGGCGGCGCCGAACGCCACCACTCCCGCCGCCGGAGCGTTCACTTCGGACGGTGTCTTCAAGAGGTCGTGGGCGGGCATCTTCTTCTCCGCCGGTTCCGGTGCGGCCCAGGGTGGATCACCTTCCAACGACGCGCCCGAGGCCGGTGACGAGACCAGTGAGTCCGGCGCCTCCCAGGGCGCGGCCGCGGCGGGCGCGGCGGCGCAGTCCCTTCCGCTCGGCGGCCCGAACGGACAGCGGCCGACACCCGGTCCCGCCGACCCGTGTGGACGGTTCACCGCCGACGTCTGTCAGGCCTACACCGAACTCGCGACCACCGGCAAGGCGAGCCAGCGCACCGTCGACCTGCTTCGCCGCGTCTCCCCCGCGTCCGTGACGGACAAGATCACCGTGCCGACCCTGCTGGTGCAGGGCGAAAGCGACACTCTGTTCGGATTGGACCAGTCCGACGCGACCGCCCGGCAGATCGCCGCGGCGGGCGGCAAGGTCCGCACGATCTGGTACACCGGCGGCCACGACGGCGGGAAGCCCGGGCAGAAGCTCCGGGCGCAGATCGCCGATTTCCTCAAGTTCTCACTGACCGGCCAGGGCACCGATCCCGGCACCGGGTTCAGCTACGACATCCAGGGCACGCTGCGGGCCAACGGCGCCCCTTCGGTCCGGACCGTCACCGCCCCCGCGTACCCGGGAGCGACCGGGGACGCCACCGAGCGGCGGCGTTTCGCGCTGGAGGGCCCGGCCCAGCCGGTCGTCCGGCCCGCGGGCGGCAACCCCGCCGCGGTGAGCGGGATCCCCGGTTTGAACGGAGCGGTCGCGGGCTCGTCCCGGCTTTCCGGGCTGTTCAGTATCGACCCGCCCGGTCAGGCCGCGCAGTTCGCGACGGCGCCGCTTGGCGAGCAGACGATCGTGGCCGGTTCGTCCACGGTCCGGCTGCAGGTGTCCGCGGATCCTTCCGCCGCGCCGGCGCAGAAGGAAGCCGTCCTGTTCGCGAAGCTCTACGACGTCAACTCGGAAGGCGTCCGCACGCTCCCGGCCAACGCCGTCGCACCCTTCCGTGT
Proteins encoded in this region:
- a CDS encoding alpha/beta fold hydrolase; protein product: MPRIPLPRTRGAKLIALAAVVVVLAAAAVVWTNSDPAPSTVKTQEATLDLPEVPGSSEVVKIDTTTYLPEQTPAPAVLLAHGFGGDKNSVATEARELAEKGFVVLAWSARGFGRSTGKIALNDPDREVADARKLIDTLAARPEVLSENGDPKVAVSGASYGGALSLLLAGTDKRVDAIAPVITYNDLAQGLFPNAAAPAAPNATTPAAGAFTSDGVFKRSWAGIFFSAGSGAAQGGSPSNDAPEAGDETSESGASQGAAAAGAAAQSLPLGGPNGQRPTPGPADPCGRFTADVCQAYTELATTGKASQRTVDLLRRVSPASVTDKITVPTLLVQGESDTLFGLDQSDATARQIAAAGGKVRTIWYTGGHDGGKPGQKLRAQIADFLKFSLTGQGTDPGTGFSYDIQGTLRANGAPSVRTVTAPAYPGATGDATERRRFALEGPAQPVVRPAGGNPAAVSGIPGLNGAVAGSSRLSGLFSIDPPGQAAQFATAPLGEQTIVAGSSTVRLQVSADPSAAPAQKEAVLFAKLYDVNSEGVRTLPANAVAPFRVSGLPADGSPVEVTVTLPGIVRPLEAGHTLRLVVGTTDQAFATPVEPAVFRIGLADGGGLGVPVVHGTSVGAGAPVAQLLGIAGTLLAGIAITVIAAFRRRRAHDVDESLSKTPLVIEGLHKSYAGGFVAVKDLSFRVEPGQVLGLLGPNGAGKTTTLRMLMGLITPTAGHIRVFGHLIAPGAPVLSRIGSFVEGSGFLPHLSGKENLELYWASTGRPKERAHFAEALEIAGLGDAVNRRVRTYSQGMRQRLAIAQAMLGLPELMVLDEPTNGLDPPQIHQMREVLQRYAATGRTVVVSSHLLAEVEQTCTHVVVMHRGMLVASGEVGELAASSGEATFRVDKPAEAAEALRKVGGVSGVDVDGELVHADLDGLARAEAVAALVRAGVAVEQAGPRRRLEDAFLQLVGEDSKGE
- a CDS encoding TerC family protein, with the translated sequence MSVPLWLWIATVGGLLALIALDLVIVDRKPHEVTTGEAARWVIFYVAVAVAFGIGVWIFGGHDPGVEFFTGYITEYSLSVDNLFIFMIIMTSFKVPAIHQHRVLLIGILLALAMRSVFIAVGAALIAQFVWVFFLFGAVLIWTAVSMVRNKDEDEEYEENALTRWVRKLFPVTNEWHGHKSFVKKDGKRWITPMFLVIVAIGSADLLFAVDSIPAIFGITQEAFLVFTANAFALMGLRQLYFLLGGLVTKLVYLSYGLAVILAFIGAKLFLHALHEYHVVPDWLDINNWVSLGVIVVVLTVTTVASLSKAKKLEAAERESSISS